A single region of the Xylanivirga thermophila genome encodes:
- a CDS encoding helix-turn-helix domain-containing protein produces MKNVNDDMILDKYNCSDIDPFATNDVIVYLADQLKLTQKDLVEQTGLHKSQMSRIFNKKEIPTKEQLERLSVPLKISKELLWLIGGYILPESKEGPLISELKTLNKQLKSIHEEIKNKQTSYEMDSNLTTKEKEFIKEYIEFTQYRKERNRQYK; encoded by the coding sequence ATGAAAAATGTAAATGATGACATGATATTAGACAAATATAATTGTAGTGATATAGATCCTTTTGCAACAAATGATGTGATTGTCTATCTGGCTGATCAATTAAAACTTACACAAAAAGATTTGGTTGAGCAAACTGGGCTTCATAAGTCACAAATGTCCCGTATATTTAATAAAAAGGAAATACCAACTAAGGAACAATTGGAAAGATTATCTGTACCATTAAAGATATCAAAGGAATTATTATGGCTAATTGGAGGATATATATTACCAGAAAGCAAAGAAGGTCCGTTAATTTCTGAATTAAAAACATTAAATAAACAACTAAAATCCATACATGAGGAAATAAAAAATAAGCAAACCTCCTATGAAATGGATTCAAATCTTACAACTAAAGAAAAAGAATTTATCAAAGAATATATAGAATTTACCCAGTATAGAAAAGAAAGGAATAGGCAATATAAATAA